The Cicer arietinum cultivar CDC Frontier isolate Library 1 chromosome 1, Cicar.CDCFrontier_v2.0, whole genome shotgun sequence genome contains the following window.
ATCTGTTCTTCCCAAAATTGATccggattttttaatttttaaatccacCCTTGATTGCTACTGAAATTTTGTGGATTGGAATTTGATTCGGAATCTCTATTTGATTTTGATGCAAAACTTTGACCTATGCACAAATTAGGTTCTTGAGAGTCTATTTTGCATTCTGTAAATTTATTCAGCGATTgtgatttgtttattttcagCTTTTTTGGTGTGACCCGTTGAGAGATTGGGTTAAACCAATCCTagaaattatattaatagtGCTTGTTAGGTTTAGCTGTGTGATACTAATTATTGCTACCTAGAAAATGATAGTGAGTATGCGGCATTTGTGTTGAACGAGCTTTGTCTATGTAATTTTTCATTTGTGTTCGTCGGTTTGAATGTGATATTCCTGTTTGTTTCCTTTCACCTGGTTGGATGAGCTTTGTCTATATATTTTTTGCTTTGTATTTCCTTTGTTAGTGTGTAATTTGTCACATTAATAACTATGGTTTGGTTTCAAATGATTAGTGTGCATGCTTTTGATAATAAAGGTACATCTTCGAACCTGTTTATTGCTTATGGTTTATTGTtggattttattattaatttagggCTGACGAGGAACCTGTGGACCAGAAGAGATATCTCGAAGACTCTTGCAAACCGAAGTGTGTGAAACCATTACTTGAATATCAGGTGTGATTTCttgaattgtaaaataattagcTGGATCGTTTAAAGCTGAGCTTTATTCTTAATGTAGtcaagtttttttctttctgattttaaaattgagagtAGAAAGGTGCTGCATTTAGTTTATACATTTACAGATTTACTGGTTGATCACATTACCCTTTTTGCATATGTAAAATTTATGCCGTGGCCTAccttaaaactaaaattgaagcATTAGATAAAATTGAGTGTATATGAGAAGTTGGAAGAAGGGAGTGCTAGAAAGAGTCAAGATATGAAGATAACTAAGAAATGCAATACAGAGAAAAAGTTGGATTGGGTAATATAATTTTTGGAACGTGCTCTAAGTGAGGAAAGTGAATGTAAAAGTGCTGCTTGATAGATGTATTACTAGCAGGTGAATTGGAATGGTAACATTAGAGAAAGAGTTGTGACAGCTCCTACGGTAGAAAACATGGTTGGAATCTCAACTTAGGAGGTTTGGACATGTGTGGAGGAGACCTATTGATTCAACAAGGAGAGTAGATTAGGTGGAGGTAGCCCAATATCTAAGACCAATAAAAACTATAGGAAAAACTATTAAAAAGACTCAGAGGTCAATAGTTTGGCTGGAGATATGATTTATGTTCGAACATTGTGGTGTTGTTTGATTCATTAGCTGACAGGATAAGGCTTGGTTGTTGCTGCTGTATAATTTTGGGAAGTTGATAAAATGGAACTTGTTAAGCTAGGCCTCAATTATATTTTTGGGGAGCATGAGATTAGTGATGAGATCCTAGGCTCAATACTGTGTTGAAAAAACTTTTAGTTACTCTCCCCTCTTTCTAGTTGAATAGATATCCAAGTTAATGATATGTTGATATTAATGAACTATAAATTCAGGAGTAGGGAATCAAAATTTGCAGCTGCCTTATTTTTTGCTTCTTTAAGAGAAGTTCCTACCTTGGCAGTggaaattaattctttaaatcGGTGCAGGCATGTGTAAAAAGGATACAAGGTGATGAAACTGGGCAGAAACATTGTACTGgacaatattttgattattgggCTTGCATCGACAAATGTGTAAGTATTAATGTTTGTTGGTAAATTATCCTCGAGTCATTTGATTTGCATCTGTTTTTCTGATAAATCATAATCTTGCAATGCAGGTTGCAACAAAGCTATTCTCCAAACTGAAGTAATAGGGGCAAATTTCATGGAATATCATTATTGCGTTCTGTTCTTGTTTCATTCCTAAATAACTGTCTCTAAACACTTGATTTTGTATCCAAGCTATATTCCCTGTACGGTTGTTATTGTGATTACTGAGAAATTTTGAGCCCATGAAGGCctagaaatataattaataagaacATTTATCCAAATTGTAACTCTTGTGATTTGGAAAAACGTTTTCTGGTATGGATTGTGTAAAACATGAGTAATTTCTGTGTGGTCACACCTATCTATAATAATGCTgcaataattaatttcaatgtCTAGGAAGTTGCATTTACTAAGACTACTAACAATTAGCTTAGAATGATGTACAGTCAaggaataataaaaacatacacTGAATTTTAGATTGAACATTTTAAGTAAGTATTAAAATATGGTTTGAACTTTGAAGTGTGTAGAGTTTTATATTTCCTGCCATAGTCCCGTGGAATACCAAAATACCCTGCACCAATGTTTTCAGAATTATCATCTAGTTTCCAATTATATGAAATAGAAACATCGAATTGTATTGAGAGTTTATCATAGGGCCTCAAAACATTATCATAGGGCCTCATAAATGTCTAAAGTAGGTAGTAGATTTCCCTCACCAAATACAGTTTGCTTTGGTTTTATGAAGAGTTGAGGGTTTATTGAATTTTCTTTGTTCTTTTTGTAGCAAAGAGTAAGAATGGAAGAGTTTATTAACACCATTTAGTTTTAACATGACACACAGTgtttaaaagttataaaaatagtCTATGATATGTTAATAAAACACATGGGGTTTTATTAACTAGTACTAACACtgtcaaaattaattactttCAAACTCATGATCTTACATGAAAGATTTTTTGATGAGTCGAGTTCAGCACTCAAGAGTTTATAACACTCACATACATGGTGTACCAatcatttgtgttatttgtGAATCAAGTCCTTACAATATACAAAACTTTGTAAGTAGATCTTAAAAAACCAAAACGTTGATTTTCgttgatttttttgttaattattgcTTACATCAAATTTTGTTATGATAtcttaacaaaattaatatgctgtttttttaaagattttatgGTAAATTAAATCTTATTCTAAGAAACAACTTTGTTTTGAATCCTGCTAAAGCAATGAAATGTATGTAGGGTAGGAAGTTTCGTAGGATTTGCTGATGTTATGTTTTAGGATGATATTCTAGTAGTtctctttttcaattttgatttatcaAACTATCCTTTCATTCAATAAACAAGATAAGTCTTCCAGATATGATCATGTGAAGATGAAGGCCTCTTCCAATTGTGCTTTTAGTTTATACACACCAAGCATAAATCTTAAGATCGAACTTTAAAATAACATGAAGAAACCGGAATATCTTCTCTCATGCCAACATACAACGAATTGTTAGGAGTAATAATAGTTCTCAATAAATTAAAAGGTGCCCATTCATTCAAGAAATACGTCCATTCACTCAGTACATGGTAGAACAAATGTAAATAAAGAGTTccctttcaaaaataataatgaatctACAAAGAATAATTTTGGCCAGACAATGCATATCAACATTATCCTTTTTATATTAAACAGAAGTTACATCATAATGCCCCTGCTAAGAATGTAGACAATGTGACACTCCTAATTACGATTTACGAATCTATCTTCtcataacttttaatttttatgtgacTTAGAAACCAAGGTAACAATATACTGTAAATGATAGTATCATTAAGCAAGCATTATTTTAGTTACGTTGGCAACAATAGCATTCGATGTGGAAACCGAACTACGTATGTATAATAGCAGGCCAGGTAATGGCTATTtgaccaaaaaaattataaaaatatagacCAAGTGAGTAGGAAAGCAAAAACGATTCTAAATGTTATTAAAGTGCATCAAAGGTGCTGATAAAATTCACCGCAtaaaaaactctaaaaaaaaacaaCCACAGTTGTAAACTCTGGATTGCATTATATGCTACAATTACTTATGCAGAGCACAAAGGCAATGATTTTCACCTACATCTGATGCTATACAATAAGGTTGATACTTCCCATCTTCAAACCAGGCAGCACGCTTCTCCTTAAGCTCGTTCAGAAAATCGTCTAGCTTCTGAATAGTGACGTTTGGCATCACTACCACATGAGCGATGTTCCCTTTGCATGCTAACTGCCACCTGCGTATAAATTCCTCGTCATGTGGCCGCTCAAATACAACAGTGCTGCTAAGCTCATTAAGCATTGCCCCAATTCCAGCCTCGACGAGGCGATCTTTGAAGTAGTGTGCATTCCTCAAGCATTTCTGTACTTCTTTCTGAAAGCCTCTGTATCCTTTCCGGTTCAAGGTATACCAAAGGAATATGGGAGCATGGCCATTTCGACTACCCATGATTGTGGCATCCCTAGAAGCAAGGTATTCCACATTTTGGGAAAGAGCATTAATATGCTCCAATCTAGTTATCTGCACACCGCAAGGCATGGGGCACCCCACAAATTTGTGGCCAGAAACACTGACACTGCCAATAGGCTTCTTAAAAGTAACTTTTGGAGCCTGACATAGcacaattttagttttattaaataatgTTAAACATATCAACTCTGTCCATGTATATgaaatgaatataaaataacaaagaataTGCCCCATTCACACAACTACAAGAATAGTTCTCAATCTCTCGACCTAGCAACCAAACAATCATATATTGTCCAACATAGATGTGTTGACAGAGAAGCAAGAAAATTAATCCTGtccatttttaaatataatcagGTCAGAATAAAGACATTATTCCTCCCAGTCTGAAATTAAAATAAGGGATGCAGTTTCTTTTGCACGTAAACAGTCAACTATAGTCaggtttatatttatataaattgggTTAACCGATAAGCATTACAAAAGCAAGTATCAACAATCATATATTAACAAAGtttgataataaaataattggGACAAGGCCTACAAAATATGACTTTGTTTCTAGAGTGTAAATGTAGAACAAATGAGCCACCATAAGATAGACTGGGTGTGCACCAAAATATGCAGTTCGCTAATATGAAATATGCAAACAACCAAAACAAATGACAAAGAAACATCAGCATTGTATATCAGAACATATAGAGATAACAAATGGAAGTTTCAACATTATATCTAACATGTTACATGATTTAGGGTGACATTAGCACTTACTCTTTTCACAAAAGGCATCATGAGACCAAACAAAGCCCCATCACAGTGGATGTAGAACCTGTCCTGCGAAAATCCGGCTTCTTCAAGCTTCTGTATGACCAGATCAAGATCATCCACAGCTCCTTTCACAGTTGTACCTGCAAAGTTTTAGTTCTATGAGCCAGATCCAACAGAATGAAAAGCAggagagagggagagagagaatGGAGAAACTTGCCTATATTCACATTTATAATTGCTGGCTTGTCCTGGTGACAAAGAAGTTTGGCCTTGAAATCATCACAATCAATCTCACCAGAACAAAGAGTCTCAACCTTCTCACATTCCATTCGGTACATACGGGCAgctttaaaaattgaataatgcGACTCTCGTGAGGCATACAAAATCCCATCTGGTAACACCTCTCTCCTGCAAAAGTCATTTAAACCATATTTCATGTTCTTTAAGATCTTTCAAAATGTTGAAGCAAATAAATTTAGCTGAAACTAACCCAACAAGGATGCCATGGAGATTGCCTTCTGTGCCACAGTTTGTTATATAGCCCCAGTACTCATTTTTCTCCAGTTCCCACAGTCTGGCAAACCAATCCAAAACACCAACTTCAAATTGCCGAGAGTGGACACCATAATTGCTTTCAATGAATGGATCTCCAAGGTTGTTAATGGAAAAGTGCTGAAGTTGAGAGAGTGCACCATAATCGAAATCCAAATTATAGGGGTAGCCTGCAATAGATTTTGCATAAATTAAATGAGGTGCTAGGCCTATTAACTACAGAGATTAGTTGAAGAAGTGAGCTTTAAAAGTTACACAAAATcctactaaaataaataaaattacttcacaaaatagaattaaaaataatttaaatgcaCTGTTATAGATTAAGAGATGTTTGAAGTcaacaatgaaaatgtcaaaaagctgttttcattattttcgaAAACGCATCTTAATTAGCTAACATTTCATCTTCTCTTAATTATCTTCAAAAGTTACTCGTCAAAATAAAATGACCACAATATTCtgaaatgaaaatagaaaatgtt
Protein-coding sequences here:
- the LOC101502378 gene encoding serine decarboxylase 1, with product MVGSVDVLANDLSINGAVEPLPQDFDVAAIIKDPLPSLVAENGIVKEEAQINEGNEKRKIVLGRNIHTSCLEVTEPEADDEVTGDREAHMASVLARYRRSLTERTKYHLGYPYNLDFDYGALSQLQHFSINNLGDPFIESNYGVHSRQFEVGVLDWFARLWELEKNEYWGYITNCGTEGNLHGILVGREVLPDGILYASRESHYSIFKAARMYRMECEKVETLCSGEIDCDDFKAKLLCHQDKPAIINVNIGTTVKGAVDDLDLVIQKLEEAGFSQDRFYIHCDGALFGLMMPFVKRAPKVTFKKPIGSVSVSGHKFVGCPMPCGVQITRLEHINALSQNVEYLASRDATIMGSRNGHAPIFLWYTLNRKGYRGFQKEVQKCLRNAHYFKDRLVEAGIGAMLNELSSTVVFERPHDEEFIRRWQLACKGNIAHVVVMPNVTIQKLDDFLNELKEKRAAWFEDGKYQPYCIASDVGENHCLCALHK
- the LOC101502050 gene encoding cytochrome b-c1 complex subunit 6-1, mitochondrial-like, yielding MADEEPVDQKRYLEDSCKPKCVKPLLEYQACVKRIQGDETGQKHCTGQYFDYWACIDKCVATKLFSKLK